The Methylobacterium durans nucleotide sequence TCGAATCCACGATCATCACCCACGGCATGCCCTATCCGCAGAACGTCGAGACGGCGCGCGACGTGGAGGCCGTGGTGCAGCAGAACGGGGCAGTGCCGGCCACCATCGCGGTCATCGACGGCCGCATCCGCGTCGGTTTGCCCGACGACGTCCTAGATTGGCTCGGCACGGCGACGGACATCCTGAAGCTGAGCCGGGCAGATCTGCCCTACGCCGTGGCGGCCCGGCGGCACGGGTCCACCACGGTCGCGGCGACCATGATCTGCGCGCACTTGGCCGGCATCCGGGTCTTTGCCACAGGCGGCATCGGCGGCGTCCACCGCGGCGTGGAGGCGACGCTCGACATCTCGGCAGACCTCGACGAGCTCGCCCGCACGCCGGTGGCGGTCGTCTGCGCTGGTGCCAAGGCGATCCTCGATCTACCCCGCACCCTGGAGTATCTGGAGACGCGCGGTGTCCCGGTCGTGAGTTACGGCACCGATCGCTTCCCCGCCTTCTGGAGCCGCGACAGCGGGCTGCCCTCGCCGCTGCGGCTCGACACACCGGAGGCGATCGCCGAGTTGCTGCGGACCAAGGAGGAACTAGGCTTAGGCGGTGGCGTCCTCGTGGCGAACCCGGTGCCGCCGGCTGACGAGATCCCCGCGGCGGAGATCGCTGGGTTGATCGAGACTGCCCTTGCTCAGGCTGCTGCGGCCGGGGTCACTAGCAAGGCGGTGACGCCCTTCCTGCTCTCCCGCATCCTCGCGCTGACAGGCGGCCGCAGCCTCGCCACCAACATCGCCCTCGTGAGGAACAACGCGGCGCTCGCTGCCCGCCTCGCGGTGACGCTTCAGGTATCGACCAGGCAGCCTTCGGATCATGCTGCGGCATGACCGATCGAGCCGCGGGCGCGCCTCATCTCCAGAGGCGGGCGCAGTGCTCGGCCAGCTCATGGCGGCACAGGCCGATGTCCTCGAGCAGGCGGTCATCGAGCGCCGCGAGTTCCTGATACGCTCTGCGCCGTTCGCGCCAGAGGTGAACGGCTCGGGTGATCGAGGTCAGCATGGTGTGATCTCCGGACCAGTGGCCGCAGAGATGCGCCGGGCGGATGGGCTGATCTGTGAAGGTGGTCACGCTGGCGCTCACCGGCTTCTTGAGCGATGCCGGTCAATCCTGTGGAGCGCCGTCCGAGGCGGCCGGGCTCCCGCCTCTGGCGCGCCCTGCCTCCTCCCTGCAAGGCAGCACCCGGGCTACGGAATCGTCCTGCTGAGCGCTCTGACCGCAAGCATCCCACAAAGGATGAGGCTTATCGGGTGGCGGGGTTGGGCTGCTGTTACCCGTGCCGTTACCCGCCCCTACAACTAGGCACGGGTGACGCTCTAAATTCTAGGCTAACCCTCTGAGAAGATTGGTGAGCGCGCTGGAACTCGAACCCAGGACCTACAGATTAAAAGTTATTTGCCTCTGGCAAAAAGATGAATGAATTCAACAGGCGGTGTGTGCACTTCTCCCAGCTGAAACGGCGGTGAACGTGAGGGTGAAAGTGGGCGAATGCACACACTTTCTGAAGCCGATGTCGTCGCTTCGGCACTCTAAATTTCAGCCTGACGAAGGCTGCTCTTACCTCCAGAGGCGGGCGCAGTGCTCGGCCAGTTCATAGCGGCACAGGCCGATGTCTTCGAGCAGGCGGTCATCGAGCGCCACGAGCTCCTGATACGCTCTGCGCCGTTCGCGCCAGAGATAAAAGGCGTGGGTGATTGAGGCCAACATGGCGCGATCTCCAAATCTGGGATCGCTCGGATGCGTGAAGTGCGCGGGCTGATCTGTGAGGCTGGTCACGTTCGCGCTCAACGGCCTCGCAGAGGCTGAGCAGAGGCTCGCCGAAGATGTCTTATCCTCTGCAGCGCCGCCATAAGGCAGCAGCCTAGATTTTCTGTGTCTCATCCCCTAGAGTGCGCAAGCAACGCGCGATAATGTTCCTAAAAATTTAGCAAATCAGAAGTAGAAGGCCATTCGAATGATTATAGCCGGCCTATTATTTTTGATAGGAGCCGGCATTGGTCTTCGTTACGATGTTGTGGTGATCATCACGGCAGCCGCGGTCGTGGCTCTTGGCTCCACGGTTTTATGGGGGCTTCTGGGGGAGCTCGTGCTCTCCAAGCTGTTGATTATCCTCGCTTATATATCTGCTCTTCAGGCGGGATATATTGTGAGTTCGTACCTGACGACTCCGCAGGATCCAAACTGACCGAACAGCAGTCATTACCAGAACCAGACGACCCGCCCTATCACTGCGTGAATCACCAGCCACCATGCGACTGCGATCAAGAGCGACCCAACGACAAGCAGTCCTGAGGGCCGCGAACGAAGCGTGCGGTTAGACCTCGTAGTAGGACGATCCAACAACTTGGCCTCTCGGAACGTGAGCATCAGTGTGCTCTACGAACAGCGACAGCCAAAAGTTTCCAGAGTGGCTGCGTGGAAACTGCGCACCGTCGATGCGTCCCGACTCACGCTTCCGCCGGTCTTAGCGAGAGGGGTTCTTCATGGCCTGCCGATCGTTGCTGTGACCGCCCTGTGAAGTAGCCCCCTAAATGACCGGACACGGGCTCACGCTTGTGGAAGTGTGTGCCTATGACCGATCCTATGGTGAGTTTTAACGATCCGCCCCGCGCCGAGCGCGTCGAGGTGATCACCTCCGTCCAGCGCCGGCGGCACTGGACCACGCAGGAGAAGGTGCGCCTCGTCGAGGAGACGTATCTGCCCGGCCAGTCTGTCTCGCTCGTCGCCCGCCGCCACGGGCTGAACGCCAACCAGCTGTTCACGTGGCGTCGGCTGATGGCGCGCGGCGCCCTCACGGCCGCCGGGGCCGGCGAGGAGGTGGTGCCAGCCTCCGAGCTTCGCGCTGCCCTGCAGCAGATCCGCGAGCTACAGCGGCTCCTGGGCAAGAAGACGCTGGAAACCGAGATCTTGCGCGAGGCGATGGAGCGGGTCGCCGCCCCCAAAAAGTTGCCGCTGCGCATGACCTCGTGGCTGGGGGACGGCCGGTGAGCGCGGTGGCTTCGGCTTTGGGCTTATCGCGCCCGCACCTCGCCTCCTCCCGGCAGACGGCCCCCGCCCGGAAGCCCATAGCGCGACGCGGTCGTCCGCCTGCACCCGACGCCGAGCTGCTCGGCGCGATCCAGGCGCTCATCGCGGATCTGCCGACCTACGGCTATCGGCGCGTCCACGCCCTCTTGCGCCGGCAGGCCGAGCGGGACGGCCGGCCTGCGCCGAACGTGAAGCGCGTCTACCGAGTCATGAAGGCGCACGACCTCCTGCTTCAGCGACACGCGGGCGGAGCCGAGACGCGCCGTCATGAGGGCAAGGTGGCGGTGGCCGTCCGCAACACGCGCTGGTGCTCGGACGGGCTAGAGATCGCGGCGGAGAACGGTGAGAGGGTGCGGGTCGCCTTCGCGCTCGACTGCTGTGACCGGGAGGCGATGAGCTACGTGGCAACCACGGCGGGCATCACGGGCGAGGACGTCCGCGACCTGATGGTGGCGGCCGTCGAGCATCGCTTCGGGCCAGTCAACCAGCTGCCGAGCCTGATCGAGTGGCTGACCGACAACGGCAGCTGCTACTTGGCCCGCGACACGCGCCGCTTCGCTCGCGACCTCGGATTGGTGCCGAAAACGACGCCGCTGGAGAGCCCTCAGAGTAATGGCATGGCCGAGGCGTTCGTGCGGACCTTGAAGCGCGACTACGTGCGCGTCTCGATCCTGCCGGATGCTGAAAGCGTGCTGCGCCAGCTTCCCGTTTGGCTGGCGCACTACAACGACCTTCACCCTCATCGCGCGCTGGGCTACCGCTCGCCGCGCGAGTTCATCGCCCGATCAACCCAGGAGACCGTGTCCGGTCTTTAGGGGGCAACAACACCCTGCCCTAGCGACTCGCTATGTTAAGCTAGCGCTGAGGTGGGCGGCACATCGATTGACACTCTACCGCCTCGTCTTCGCGTCCGCTGTGCTCATTGTTCGAGCGCTCAACACGGCAATCTGAAGTGAGACTAATAGCGGTCGTCTTCAAGGGCGCCTGTACCTGCTGGCTCTCCCAACGAGTCCTGTAGGCGTTCTCGTAGTGGTGCCGGTGTCGGGGCTGCTCTCGCCGGATTTCCTAATGGCGGGTTTGTCCTAGTACTACTGTGTCACAAACGGAGAATAGCAGCAGGGACATCGCTGAAGCGATTGCAACAGGGCGCGCGTCAGTCCCAGGCGCAGGTAGCGTCCACGGACGAGGTGTAATTTCCGGGACCGTTTCGGTGGGGATTGGGGTGGCCATCGGGGCCGGCGGCTAAGGTGGAGTTTGCGGACTTCAACCTGAGCCGGGAGCACCCGATGACCGACGACAGAGTGGCACTGATCGAGGCGCTGCAGAAGGCTGACGACGGCAACTTCCTGCGCTCGTTGGCCGAGACGGTCCTGCAGATCCTGATGGAGGCCGACGTGGAGGGCCTGATCGGCGCGGGCCGCTACGAGCGCACAGGCGAACGCAGCACCTACCGCAACGGCTATCGCGAGCGCAGCCTCGACACACGGCTCGGCTCGCTCAACCTGAAGATCCCCAAGCTGCGGACCGGCAGCTACTTCCCCGGCTTCCTGGAGCCGCGCCGCACGGTCGAGAAGGCGCTGGTCGCCGTGATCCAGGAGGCGTGGATCGCCGGCGTCTCGACCCGGCGCGTGGACGACTTGGTGCAGGCCATGGGCCTGTCGGGCATCTCCAAGTCCTCCGTGTCGAAGCTGTGCAAGGAGATCGACGAGCGCGTGAACGCCTTCCTGACGCGCCCTCTCTCGGGTGCGTGGCCCTATCTCTGGCTCGATGCCACCTACCTGAAGGTGCGCGAGGGCGGTCGCATCGTCTCGGTGGCCGCCATAGTCGCCGTCGCGGTGGACACCGAAGGCCGGCGCGAGATCGTCGGCCTGCACATCGGTCCCTCCGAGGCCGAGGTGTTCTGGACAGACTTTCTGCGGAGCTTGGTCAAGCGCGGGCTCTCGGGCGTGCAGCTCGTCATCTCGGATGCCCACGAGGGGCTCAAGGCGGCCATCCGCCGGATGCTGAAGGCGACCTGGCAACGCTGCCGCGTTCATTGGACCCGGAACGCGCTGGCTTACGTGCCGCGCACCCAGCAGACCATGGTGGCTGCCGGCCTGCGCCACGCCTTCCAGCAGCCCGATCAGGACGCCGCCCGGGCCGCCCTTCAGCACCTGGGCGAGCAACTGCACAACCGCTGGCCGAAGCTGAAGGTCTTCATCGAGGCCACGTGCGAGGACGTGCTGGCCTACCTGACTTTCCCGCTCCAGCATCGGGCCAAGCTTCACAGCACGAACCCGCTGGAACGCCTCAACAAGGAGATCAAGCGGCGCGCCGATGTGGTCGGCATCTTCCCCAACACGGACTCGATCCAACGCCTGATCGGTGCGGTGCTTCTGGAGGCCAACGACGAGTGGCAGCTTCAGCACCGCTATATGCAGATCGAGGGCATGGCCGGGTTTGCTCCGGCGTTGATCGAGGAGAGCGTCACGACACTTCCACCACAGGCTGCCTGACCGATGGCGGCTCCAATTCCACCCCGAAAGTCCACCTCATTGACGGACGTAACCCAGGCGCAAGGTCGTAATGGAGTCAGGCACGTGACGCTCGGGCCGGATCGGGGGCGCCGCGGGGTCTGTAATCGGCGGGTAGGACAGGTGTTTGGAGCCTGACGAACTCGGATGCCGAGGGGGAATCCGGCCCCGCTCAGAGACCAGAAACCCGTAAGCAGCGATGCACAAGCTGGCGTGATGATGGAAGCCGCGCCAGCCCCGGCCCTCGTAGTGACCCAATCCGATCTCCTGCTTCAGCTCTTGATAGTCCCGCTCAATGCGCCAGCGCAGTTTGGTCTGGCTGACGAGCTCGGTCAGGGGCGTCTCGGGTGGCAGGCTCGAGAGCCAGTACTTGGTGGGCGCGGCCTCGCCCTGCGGCCACTCGATCAGGACCCATTCCTCGGGACGGGGCTCGTGTCGCAGCTCATCGCGATGAGCCGGACGCACCCGCTCTGCCGCAAAGCGCGACACCAACAGCCCGTTCGTGCCGGCACGCCATGTGACACACTGCCAAGCTTCCTCTGGCAGAGACCGGGCCAGCTTCTCAGCCGAGAGCGGCTTGTGATCGGGGCTGCGCCGCACCCGGGTCGGCGGCCGGCCGCGCCCGCTCCAGGGTTTGGGTGGCAGCGGTGTCGTTCCGGGTGACCACAGGCTGGTCGAAGACTGAATGCCGAGACTGTAGGGCAAGCCCAACTCCGTCAGGGCCGTGCGGAAGGCTGTGTCGATCCCGTATCCGGCATCCGCCAGCACGAGACCGGGCGGCAGCTTGTCGGCGTGAGCGGCACGGATCTGATCCAGCGCGATCTGCGGCTTGGTCTGGAAGCGGATCGCCGCGGGCACGCCAGCCTTCCTGCGCCGCTCGGGATCCAGGGCCCAGGCTTCCGGCAGGTAGAGGCGATAGGCGACCGGCAGGCTGGCCTGGGCATTAGCCAGCGAGAGCGTCACGGCCACTTGGCAATTGTCCTGCTTGCCGACCTGTCCGCAATACTGCCGCCCCACCCCGACCGAGTGTCGGCCCTTCTTGGGGAAGCTCGTGTCATCGACGATCCAGGCTTGGATTGGGCCTTGGCTCTCGATCATCGGCAGAACAGCGGCACGGACCCGGGCCAGCAAAGCAGTGTCTGACCATTCGCCCTTGGCCACAAAGTGGTGCAGGGACTGATGGGTGGCCTGAACACGCGCTGGCGCGATCCGCGCTGCCATGGGCTCGATGCTCTTGCGCGCGCCCGGCAGGAGGAGACCGGTGCAGTAAGCCTTCAGCGGCGCCACCCGATCCGCATGGCCAAGGGCGTCCGAGAGCGTGTCGACATAGGCCGCAAAGCGCGGCGGGTCGGCCAGCGGGGTGTTCCAGGGATCCATGTCGCGCTCCCGCACGAGGTCGGATCACCACTCATACACCGCAATCTTGTGACACAGTAGTACTAGGAGCCTGTCCGAGTAAGTGTCTCGACGACGAAGCTGCGGGGTGATTCACTCGGCCCATGGCCAAGGTGTTTCGCTCCTGGGACGTCGATCAGGGCTGGCTGCTGCCGCCCTCGCTGCACGAGTTCGTGCCACCCGGGCACAGGGCGCACTTCGTGCGCGACACGGTGCGCGAGGCGCTCGACCTCTCGGCCATTCTCGACACCTACACCGAGGAGCGCGGCTACCCGCCCTACCATCCGGGCATGATGGTGGCGCTCCTGCTCTACGGCTACAGCCGAGGCCTGTACTCCTCGCGCCAGCTCGCCCGCGCCTGCGAGGAGCGGGTCGATGTCATGGCGGTGACCGGCCTGAACCGGCCCGACTTCCGAACCATCGCCGAGTTCCGCAAGCGCCACCTCGTGGCCCTGTCGGACCTGTTCGTGCAGGTGCTGCGCCTGTGTCGGGCGGCCGGTCTCGTCGAGTTCGCTCACGTGGCGGTGGATGGCACCAAGCTGAAGGCAAACGCCTCACGCCACAAAGCGATGAGCTACGGGCGGATGAAGACGGCCGAGCCGGCCCTGGCGGCCGAGGTGGACGCTTGGCTGGAGCGAGCGCGCGAGGCTGACGCGGCGGAGGATCAGGCTCATGGTGCCGGCCGTCGGGGCGACGAAACGCCGGACTGGATGGCCGACAAGCAGCGACGGCTGGAAGCAATCCGCGCCGCCAAGGCCGCGCTGGAAGCGGAGGCCGCAGATCCGCCCGATCCGGAGGACGAGAACGGGCCGGGTGCCTCGTCGGGCATGCGCTGGCAGGGTCGGCCACTGCGCGGTGACGACGGCAGTCCGCCCGACCGGGCGCAGCGCAACTTCACCGACCCGGACAGCCGGATCCTGCCCACGCGCGACGGCTTCGTGCAGGGCTACAACGGTCAGATCGCGGTCGACGCCGCGCATCAGGTGATCGTCGCGCACCGCCTCGTGACCAACTCGGCCGACTACCGCGCCCTCGTGCCGCTTGTAGACGGGGTCCGCGCTCATCTCAGGCGCAAGCCGCGGGAGGTCTCGGGCGATGCCGGGTTTGCCAACGAGGCGAACCTCGTCGCGCTCAAGGAGCGGGGCATTACGGGCTACCTCGCTCCGGGCCGGGCGCGACACGGCGAGGCGGATGCGGCCGGCCGCCGGAGGCTGACCAAGATGCCGTTGATGAGCGCGATGGCCGCCCGCCTAAAACGGGCTGGCCGCCGCAGTCGCTATCGCCTCAGGAAGCAGGTGGTTGAGCCGGTGTTCGGGCAGATCAAGCAGGCCCGAGGCTTCCGACAGTTCCTGATGAGAGGGCTTGAGCAGGTCCGGGGCGAGTGGGCGATGATCTGCACCGCCCACAACCTCCTGAAGCTGGCACAGGCCGACCGTTGAGCCCGCTAAGCCGGAGCCTCTGCTCGGGTCTCGCCCCCTCTACCCCGGCCTCAAACACCGTTACTCGGACAGGCTCCTAGCGGTTGGGCTATGCGTACTGGCTTTGGCAGCCGCGCCTTGAAGGCCCCTTGATCCTTGAGGGCCGGAAGGACCGGTAGCCCCGGGAGGACCGGAAGGGCCGACTGCACCAGTGCGGCCGGGTTCGCCGTCGCTGCCTCGCTGCCCCGGTGCACCTTGCAGCCCCTTGGGCCCGATAGGTCCTTCCGGACCAAGCGGTCCCGACGGGCCAGCTAAGCCTTGTTCACCCTGTGGGCCCTGTGACCCCGGCTCACCTTTTGGGCCCGCAGGTCCAACTGGACCCATCAGTCCCACCGAACCTGTGTGGCCTTGTTGGCCGCACTCACCAACCACCACCCTCCGCTCTTCCTTTGGTGTTCGTATTGTTACGATGCAGGCCGCAGGGTGGTAGACGATGCGAAACTCAAAGGCCCCTTTTGTGCTCGCCTTCTGATGAAATTGCCCATCGAGAGTGACCTCGGTATTCGCCTGATCGACGGATCCTAGAACCCACAATTCTCCGCCTGTTATCTTCGCGGCTTCAACTTTGATACTTGCTAGCGCCGTCGTGTTTAGCGCTAGTACCAGCAGCGGAAATGATATGCCGAATGACAGTTGTGATCTTATTCTAATTTGCACTGGCTAGCTCTCAATTTTTTTGCAAAGCCGCAGGGCGGGAAGACCCCAAAGGAAGCATGGGAGACAACCCTAGGAACCTAACCAGAGAGTGTGGCCGCGATTTGGAGGCTTAGGCCAAACTGCAATTCAAATGCTCGGGACAACATGCGGCGCATGCCGCGGCTTTGCCACGCTCAGAGGTTTGACGTGTGCAAGACCGCCAACTGGATGCCCTCAGGATCTCAATCAGACGCATCGTCTCTGTGACCGCCCCGCCATAGCGACTCGCCCGCCCTCCCCCGTATGCCCGGCGCTCCCTCTCAGCCGCCGGTCCGATGTCCGCTTCACCAGCCCTTCAGCTCATCCCGTCCGAGCTCCAGGCGTGGCGCGATGCCTTCTCGCGGCTCAAGCCGTCGAGCCCGCCGTGCCCCGGCATTTCGCAGACGGCCTGGCTGCCGATGTATGACCACGCCCTCGACGTCCTCGACCGGTTCGGCGCGGAGGCGGTGGAGCTCGGGTGGAGCTCCGCGGATCTCTTCGGCGTGCACCCGACCGCCGGCACGATCCGCGCCGACCATTGCGGCGCCCTGATGCTGAGCGGGGCCAAGGTCACCGGGCTCTCGGCCAATAAGCTGAAGCACAGCCTGCTCACCTACCGCCGGAACACGCCGGGCTGACCGGTCGGCATCCCGGTCTGGGAATTCCGGTGGTGAGCCCTATCCTCGGGGCATGATCATGAAGACGCCGCCTCGATCCGTCGACAGCTACACCGCGCAGGAGCTGCGCGACATCGCCGAGCGCGCGGAGTGGCGGCGCCAGGATGGCTACATTGTGCCGCCGGCGTCCGTGCCGATCTACGTTGAGGCGCTGAGGGCTCTGGCCAGGGAGCGCGCACGTGGCTGATAGACTGACAATCGGCGACCTCTTCAAATCGCATGCACTCGCGGAGGATGACATCACGGCTGCGGTCGAGGCCTTCATGGCGGATCCGAAAACCGCGGTGTTTGCCATAGCGGGGAACTACAGCGTCAACCTGGCCAGCGCGGTGAAGGCTCACCCGTTCGCACGCGACAACCTCAGGAATC carries:
- a CDS encoding IS1182 family transposase, with translation MAKVFRSWDVDQGWLLPPSLHEFVPPGHRAHFVRDTVREALDLSAILDTYTEERGYPPYHPGMMVALLLYGYSRGLYSSRQLARACEERVDVMAVTGLNRPDFRTIAEFRKRHLVALSDLFVQVLRLCRAAGLVEFAHVAVDGTKLKANASRHKAMSYGRMKTAEPALAAEVDAWLERAREADAAEDQAHGAGRRGDETPDWMADKQRRLEAIRAAKAALEAEAADPPDPEDENGPGASSGMRWQGRPLRGDDGSPPDRAQRNFTDPDSRILPTRDGFVQGYNGQIAVDAAHQVIVAHRLVTNSADYRALVPLVDGVRAHLRRKPREVSGDAGFANEANLVALKERGITGYLAPGRARHGEADAAGRRRLTKMPLMSAMAARLKRAGRRSRYRLRKQVVEPVFGQIKQARGFRQFLMRGLEQVRGEWAMICTAHNLLKLAQADR
- a CDS encoding DUF1127 domain-containing protein; the protein is MLTSITRAVHLWRERRRAYQELAALDDRLLEDIGLCRHELAEHCARLWR
- a CDS encoding IS3 family transposase (programmed frameshift), giving the protein MVSFNDPPRAERVEVITSVQRRRHWTTQEKVRLVEETYLPGQSVSLVARRHGLNANQLFTWRRLMARGALTAAGAGEEVVPASELRAALQQIRELQRLLGKKTLETEILREAMEPGRRPQKVAAAHDLVAGGRPVSAVASALGLSRPHLASSRQTAPARKPIARRGRPPAPDAELLGAIQALIADLPTYGYRRVHALLRRQAERDGRPAPNVKRVYRVMKAHDLLLQRHAGGAETRRHEGKVAVAVRNTRWCSDGLEIAAENGERVRVAFALDCCDREAMSYVATTAGITGEDVRDLMVAAVEHRFGPVNQLPSLIEWLTDNGSCYLARDTRRFARDLGLVPKTTPLESPQSNGMAEAFVRTLKRDYVRVSILPDAESVLRQLPVWLAHYNDLHPHRALGYRSPREFIARSTQETVSGL
- a CDS encoding DUF1127 domain-containing protein, which translates into the protein MLASITHAFYLWRERRRAYQELVALDDRLLEDIGLCRYELAEHCARLWR
- a CDS encoding pseudouridine-5'-phosphate glycosidase, yielding MSHPLIDLASDVQAALASRVPVVALESTIITHGMPYPQNVETARDVEAVVQQNGAVPATIAVIDGRIRVGLPDDVLDWLGTATDILKLSRADLPYAVAARRHGSTTVAATMICAHLAGIRVFATGGIGGVHRGVEATLDISADLDELARTPVAVVCAGAKAILDLPRTLEYLETRGVPVVSYGTDRFPAFWSRDSGLPSPLRLDTPEAIAELLRTKEELGLGGGVLVANPVPPADEIPAAEIAGLIETALAQAAAAGVTSKAVTPFLLSRILALTGGRSLATNIALVRNNAALAARLAVTLQVSTRQPSDHAAA
- a CDS encoding IS256 family transposase gives rise to the protein MTDDRVALIEALQKADDGNFLRSLAETVLQILMEADVEGLIGAGRYERTGERSTYRNGYRERSLDTRLGSLNLKIPKLRTGSYFPGFLEPRRTVEKALVAVIQEAWIAGVSTRRVDDLVQAMGLSGISKSSVSKLCKEIDERVNAFLTRPLSGAWPYLWLDATYLKVREGGRIVSVAAIVAVAVDTEGRREIVGLHIGPSEAEVFWTDFLRSLVKRGLSGVQLVISDAHEGLKAAIRRMLKATWQRCRVHWTRNALAYVPRTQQTMVAAGLRHAFQQPDQDAARAALQHLGEQLHNRWPKLKVFIEATCEDVLAYLTFPLQHRAKLHSTNPLERLNKEIKRRADVVGIFPNTDSIQRLIGAVLLEANDEWQLQHRYMQIEGMAGFAPALIEESVTTLPPQAA